The nucleotide sequence CACTCAAGTACAAAACGGCACTTCTACTCTCACTCAAGTACAAAACGGCACTTCTACTCTCACTCAAGTACAAAACGGCACTTCTACTCTTACTCAAGTTCAAAACGGCACTTCTACTCTCACTCAAGTACAAAACGGCACTTCTACTCTCACTCAAGTACAAAACGGCACTTCTACTCTTACTCAAGTACAAAACGGCACTTCTACTCTTACTCAAGTACAAAACGGCACTTCTACTCTCACTCAAGTACAAAACGGCACTTCTACTCTTACTCAAGTTCAAAACGGCACTTCTACTCTCACTCAAGTACAAAACGGCACTTCTACTCTTACTCAAGTTCAAAACGGCACTTCTACTCTTACTCAAGTTCAAAACGGCACTTCTACTCTTACTCAAGTACAAAACGGCACTTCTACTCTCACTCAAAACGGCACTTCTAGTCACTCAAATACATTTTTGAGCCAATAATCGActctttactccgctacatttttAATTGCCTTTCGTTACGAGAACAAGTTTATTATCGGAGAAAGTATCTCGAGGGAGAAAAGAGCACCTCTCCCCCGGTACACAACGGCGtgggagaaaagaaacaggGCTTCAGAATGCATTGCTACATTTCCCCGCGATTACAAAAGTAATGGCTGGCCtatgtagcctactacacagaagtagatgttctatatATCTAACAGCTCAGTTAACGCAATGACGTCCTGCCAGTTGCTGCATCTTCTGGTGAGGCTGCCAGAGTGCCAACGAGACTAGAAGTATGACATGACACGGAAACTTCCACATATATTCATTTCTGGCCAGCATCGTTCAGCAATCACATTGGACAAGGAAAGTAAATGAAATAAAGCCTACATCTTAACTTACAAGCAAAGCAAATGAAATCAATACAAATGAAGCAAATCATATGTACAAATATGCTGATGTGGTGTAGCCGAGGCCTGAGACATACGCAGGTAAATATGCTGATGTAGCCGAGGCCTGAGACATCTTTATGAGGTAAATATGCCTGATGTTTTGGTGGTGTAGCGAGGCCTGAGACATCGCGGGTAAATATGCCTGATGTTTTGGTGATGTAGCCGAGGCCCCGAGACATACATGAGTAAATATGCCTGATGTTTTTTTGTGGTGCCTTGAGGGCCTGAGACATAACGCAGGTAAAATATGCTGATGTTTTGGTGGTGTAGCCCCAGGGGCCTGAGACATCGCAGGTAAATATGCCTGATGTTTTGGTGGTGTAGCCGAGGCCTGAGACATACGCAGGTAAATATGCCTGATGTTTTTGTGGTGTAGCCGAGGCCTGAGACATACGCAGGTAAATATGCCTGATGTTTTTGTGGTGTAGCCGAGGCCTGAGACATACGCAGATAAATATGCTGATGTTTTGGTGGTGTAGCCGAGGCCTGAGACATACGCAGATAAATATGCTGATGTTTTGGTGGTGTAGCCGAGGCCTGAGACATACGCAGGTAAATATGCTGATGTTTTGGTGGTGTAGCCGAGGCCTGAGACATACGCAGGTAAATATGCTGATGTTTTGGTGGTGTAGCCGAGGCCCACGAGACATAATGCAGGTAAATATGCTGATGTTTTGGTGGTGTAGCCGAGGCCTGAGACATAATGGAGGTAAATATGCTGATGTTTTGGTGGTGTAGCCGAGGCCTGAGACATACGCAGGTAAATATGCTGATGTTTTGGTGGTGTAGCCGAGGCCTGAGACATACGCAGGTAAATATGCTGATGTTTTGGTGGTGTAGCCGAGGCCTGAGACATACGCAGGTAAATATGCCTGATGTTTTGGTGGTGTAGCCGAGGCCTGAGACATACGCAGGTAAATATGCTGATGTTTTGGTGGTGGAGAGGCCTGAGACATACGCAGGTAAATATGCTGATGTTTTTGTGGTGTAGCCGAGGCCTGAGACATACGCAGGTAGCCTACGCGAGCGGTAGAATGAGCGGGAGCAAGAGTTAGCCAGTTAGCGATAGGGTGGCCATACGTTCGAATTCAGGGCGGtcatatggattttaaaagtcCTGTCCGGCGTCCGgcgcagcctcaagccggacgctcctcctttttggagttgcgctgggcatctagaatctttgctcggaCCCAGCAtggtttcacaaactatggacactgctggtcaaattatgcgcagtgcttctgtcactcgtctgataatttgctgcgcaatttatgaaggaaccacggactgacagaaaaagaaaacaaacgttttcgcaatcaggaggaaatactgtacatacttattgtacatacatactgtataatttAGACtgaaaatatctgtctaagttataatacctgtaatatctgtcagcagcttgcttgccagcctttcccagtaggcctacttcgcaaaagttgtgaaatataaccgcatatttttttTGAATGTCAGCaactggctacataaaaaaaacgtgcgttcataatacgtgtgcttgagatgaaaccagcagttttcagaaggatccgaggaggacctgtctcttaagtcaatggttttacaatgtttcagtcaagctttggttagTTTAGATACATACAACTGGtgtgcaaaatgtaaagtagtggattaactttaatttgctgtactgcatatgggacaatagatgcacataataaattatataaatatttaagagatagatagatagatagatagatactttattgatggAAATTCAAGCTTAAAAAGAAAAGCTAAGctttaaatagcttagtctaactttgaaaaaaatattgaagggaatccagtccagtgcacatgtctttggcaggtagctactacagacacaggtgaagaacagtcagcctcagccagtaagcacagccagatatgtacagccagcttcaaaagcaagcagcccagaccctaaaattgggcatttatagctgtgaaggtaattcacacacaattatttttctttcgccaaaatatatttggtaacttctgtagacatcgaaaatggggtgggggttaaaatttgtagaaaaaaaaaactgttgcataAAACAATTTTAAGCTGTGGTATGtatctttttgccgtggtatagtcttaatttttccatttagatgtcttgaaaaggtcttaaaagtctttaaatttgcacttggaccctggtgtgtgtgtgtctctctctctctctctctgtgtgagtgtgcgtgtgtctctgtgtgtgtgtgtgtgtgtctctctgtgtgtgtgtgtgtgtgtgtgtctctctgtgtgtgtgtgtgtgtgtgtctctctgtgtgtgtgtgtgtgtgtgtgtgtgtctctctctttctgtgtgcgtgtgtctctctgtgtgtgtgtgtgtgtctctctctgtgtgtgtgtgtgtgtgtgtgtgtgtgtgtgtctctctctttctgtgtgtgtgtctgtgtgtgtgtgtgtgtgtgtgtgtctctctctttctgtgtgtgtgtgtgtgtgtctctctctttctgtgtgtgtgtgtgtgtgtgtgtgtgtgtgtgtgtgtgtgtgtgtgtgtgtgtgaaagtgtgtgtgtgtgtgtgtgtgtgtgtggagtgtgagtgtgtgtgtgagagtgtgtgtgtgtgtgtgtgtgtgtgagtgtgtgtgtgtgtgtgtgtgtgtgtgtgtgtgtgtgtgtgtgtgtgtgtatgagagagtgtgtgtgtgtgtgtgagtgtgtgtgtgtgtgtgtgtgtgtgtatctgtgtgtgtgtgtgtgtgtgagagagagtgtgtgtgtgtgtgtgtgtgtgtgtgtgtgtgtgtgtgtgtgtgtgtgtgtctgtgtgtgtgtgtgtatctgtgtgtgtgtgtgagtgtgtgtgtgtgtgtatctgtgtgtgtgtgtgtgtgtgtgtgtgagagtgtgtgtgtgtgtgtgtatgagagagtgtgtgtgtgtgtgtgtgtgtgagtgtgtgtgtgtgtgtgtgtatctgtgtgtgtgtgtgtgtgtgagagagtgtgtgtgtgtgtgtgtgtgagtgtgtgtgtgtgtgtgtgtgtgtgtgtatctgtgtgtgtgtgtgtatctgtgtgtgtttgtgtgtatctgtgtgtgtgtgtgtgtgtgtgtgtgtgtgtgtgtgtgtgtgtgtgtgtgtgtgtgtgtgtgtgtgtgtgagtgtgtgtgtgtgtgtatctgtgtgtgtgtgtgagtgtgtgctattTCTGTCACGGCCACCTTCCTGCTTATGGATGCGGCTCCTATTCTGGGCTCCAGTGCTTTATCTGCTCAAGTCTGTACCCCACACATGTCACccgctaagtgtgtgtgtgtgtgtgtgtgtgtgtgtgtgtaggcattaATGGACGACTGTACGGTACGCTGTTGGGTTTGGACATGCAGGAGGGCGATAAGACAGACTGGTACCTCCTCGGTCTGGGCAACGAAGTGGACATGCACACTGTACACTTCCACGCTCACACTTTCACctacaaggtacacacacacacacacacacacacacactgtacacttcCACGCTCACACTTTCACctacaaggtacacacacacactcacacacacacccacacactgtacACTTCCACGCTCACACTTTCACctacaaggtacacacacacacacacactctcttacacacacacccacacactgcatacttccacactcacactttcACCTACaaggtactgcacacacacacacacacacacacacacacacacacacgctattttAAGGCAAAAACACTCTTCTGAGATAGATgagacataaaaataaaatgtccctcATCTCCCTATATTttgctctctctcatcttctgttctcatctctcctccctttctctctctctctctctctctctctctctcaggaagcGCACACACACCGCGCAGATGTCTTTGATCTTTTCCCCGGAACTTTCCAGACGGTGTCATTGACCGCAAAGCATGCTGGGACATGGTTACTGCACTGTCATGTTAGTGACCACATTCATGCTGGCATGGAGACCACCTACACTATACATCCAAGTAggtactccacacacacacacacacacacacacacacacacgcgcacacacacacacacacacacactggcatggagACCACCTACACTATACATCCAAGTAggtactccacacacacacacacacacacacacacacacacacacgcacacacacacacacacacacacacacactggcatggagACCACCTACACTATACATCCAAGTAggtactccacacacacacacacacacacacacacacacgcatgcacacacacacacacacacacactggcatggagACCACCTACACTATACATCCAAGTAGGTACTCACCAGGGGCGTCGctagctatttaaaacattcggggctagagCCCAGAAGTTAGAGTTCTACTCTAGAACCCCCGGACAAATGAACATGCAAAtttaacctactttgagaatgaaaaggaaggccaatcgtaatgactcacgtcacggcattccgaatattttgatgtttaaagaccgtgtaaggagaacgtctcttctggcaaagtgcaccagatacaacacccaaaatatgacattaaaatagcctgtagaataaacatcgtcatgcacctctgtcaagtgcacaggtgtgGCGCTCGctcgggataaacatttggGCGCCACcccttcaattaatgggctatgggtgccttgaaagcaatgcatttgggttgtgCAGGCCATCACGaacttttgcccaaagaaaaagttccattctgtcaaaatcaagcccagcatgcattgcttggaagccccctcaaacgaggtcaggtttaccatatttactgcgcatgtgaccatgattcaatagtaaatcacgATATATTGAAACTGCAGTCTTGTTTATTACCgctatgtatttcaaataatCACTGAAAGTATAATATTGGACACAATTACTGGATTGGTGAAGGGGAATAGCTTGATGTTAGGTATTGCCAAAGTCCCTCTGTGAAAACCGCTCGCTCCTCATTTATTCAACTCTGCTCAACTTTTGCTGCTTGCTCCGCTCAACTCGCTGCTGAAGGTCACATTTGACCGTTTCTTGGAATCATACCAACGTCAGTGAATGAATAAGTCTGCACTGCTAACCTGTGGTAAAAAAGACTGGCGCAACTACTATACTGTCatggaaaacatttttttgttggTGGTGAAGAATGTGATTCCATTCTACAGAACCAAACGTCGTTAGTGTCTCTTTCTAGTTATTCAAACAAAGTGTCCTTCAAGTTAGTGAGGTGCTGTGGTAGCCTGCTAGTAACATCAGACAACGTTGTCTTTGAGGGCTGCGTTTCACGAACctgagctgatcgaaatgtcctcctgggttgcgggagatgatgacacactgtgagtttccacttcttgtccctgctctgcccttttttttctctaaagaaacttctaatatccatttgtccttctgtacacttatttaagctaaggctagttagtagaagcCTGAAACAGCAATCGCGTAATAAGCGTAGGGagaattgaaattgcaacattttgcaacagatgattctaaacctgcccagatcCGTCAGATTCTCTTGCTGCcgttaatgcacacaatggacacaaaacacaaaagtctcttctcggggctatttatttcattcacgattagagttttttgttgttgttgttgttgacgacccatagatccggggctatccccagaggatccggggctatagccccgaatgcccaggtctaacgacgcgcctggtactcacacacacacacacacacacacacacacacacacacactggcatggagACCACCTACACTATACATCCAAGTATATGTAAATATGGTATTAGAGCATTTGCATTGGTATTCAGATTTGATAGCCAGTTCATTTTGAACAGTCTTATTTGtactttttacacacacacacacacacacacacacacacatacacacacacacacacacacttgatggcAGGCTAAACTGAGACTGGTGAAGGGCTTTGTTAAAGTTGTAAAGAAAATTGAGAAGAAATTTAAAAACTTTGTTTTCAAGAATCTCAAGTTCTCAAGTTAAATCATAAGAAAGTTAGAGGGGGAAGGTCTGAGAGAGCTATATTTCTAAATAAATCATgttcaacacatacacacacatgagagagcTGTTTTTCTAAATAAATCATGTTCAACGCATACGCACGTCTGATAGAGCGGTATTTCTAACGTCTGATAGAGCGGTATTTCTAAATAAATCATGTTCAACGCATACACACGTCTGATAAAGCGGTATTTGTAATGTCCGATAGAGCGATATTTCTAACGTCTGAGAGAGCGGTATTTATAACGTCTGATAGAGCAGTATTTCTAACGTCTGAGAGAGCGTTATTTCTAAATAAATCATgctcaacacatacacacgtctgATAGAGCGATATTTCTAACGTCTGAGAGAGCGGTATTTCTAACGTCTGAGAGAGCGGTATTTCTAACGTCTGATAGAGCAGTATTTCTAACGTCTGAGAGAGCGGTATTTCTAACGTCTGAGAGCGGTATTTCTAAATAAATCATgttcaacacatacacacacatgagagagcTGTTTTTCTAAATAAATCATGTTCAACACATACGCACGTCTGATAGAGCGGTATTTCTAACGTCTGAGAGAGCggtatttcaaaataaatcatgctcaACGCATACACACGTCTGATAGAGCGGTATTTGTAATGTCCGATAAAGCGGTATTTCTAACGTCTGAGAGAGCGTCATTGCTAACGTCTGATAGAGCAGTATTTCTAACGTCTGAGAGAGCGGTATTTCTAACGTCTGATAGAGCGGTATTTCTAACGTCTGAGAGAGCGGTATTTCTAAATAAATCATgctcaacacatacacacgtctgATAGAGCGATATTTCTAACGTCTGAGAGAGCGGTATTTCTAACGTCTGATAGAGCAATATTTCTAACGTCTGAGAGAGCGGTATTTCTAACGTCTGATAGAGCAGTATTTCTAACGTCTGAGAGAGCGGTATTTCTAAATAAATCATgctcaacacatacacacgtctgATAGAGCAATATTTCTAACGTCTGAGAGAGCGGTATTTCTAACGTCTGATAGAGCAGTATTTCTAATGTCTGAGAGAGCGGTATTTCTAAATAAATCATgctcaacacatacacacgtctgATAGAGCAATATTTCTAACGTCTGAGAGAGCGGTATTTCTAACGTCTGATAGAGCAGTATTTCTAATGTCTGAGAGAGCGGTATTTCTGAATAAATCATgctcaacacatacacacgtctgATAGAGCAATATTTCTAACGTCTGAGAGAGCGGTATTTCTAACGTCTGATAGAGCAGTATTTCTAATGTCTGAGAGAGCGGTATTTCGAAATAAATCATgctcaacacatacacacggctGATAGAGCAATATTTCTAACGTCTGAGAGAGCGGTATTTCTAACGTCTGAGAGAGCGGTATTTCTAAATAAATCATgctcaacacatacacacgtctgATAGAGCGGTATTTCTAACATCTGAGAGAGCAGTATTTCTAAATAAATCATgctcaacacatacacacgtctgATAGAGCGGTATTTCTAAATAGATCATGTTCAACGCATACACACCCTTGAACGTCGGGAAAACTCCCCAGTAAGcgttaagatagatagatagattaatacttttgatccctaaggggaaattcaagactatTAACATTTAATAATTAACACACGGAAGCATGTGAATGTATAGCTGCATTTAGGGTTGTGAATATGGGCCCAGTGACATTAACACTTCCCCCTGTTGCCATGGTTTCCTAACAGCTGAGAGAAGCAGATATGGTATCATAGCGGGAGTGGTCGCCGTGGTTCTTCTCCTGCTCTGCGGTTCCGTAATAATTAAAAACAGTCATCGCTCGGGCCTTCAGAACACTGCAGAGAGAGGAACTGAGATGGAAGAGTACAGAGAGACAACACCATAGCcatcaccccctccccacacacacacacaccaacacacacacaccataagaaGAAAGCTGGAGGAGCGGTTGAGAGGGatagagccccccccccccagacacacacaccataagaaGAAAGCACCTATAGGACCCAGCCCAGAATAGGACACCTATGTCCTAGGATTCTAACAGACTTCTATCGTTGTACCATTGAGAGCATACTCACTAACTGCATCTCTgtatggtatggcaactgcaaCGCTGCTGATCGCAAGGCACTACAAAGAGTAGTGAAATCTTCCCAAAGGACTATTGGCTTCCAACTCCCCTCCATCCACAACACATATCATAAACGCTGTACAAACAAAGCCAAATCCATTGTCAAGGACACCACCCACCCAACCCATGGTCTTTTCAGTCTCTTTCCATCTGGCAGGCGATACAGGAGCCTGCGCTCCCACACCAGCAGGCTCAGGCTCAGCTTCTTTCCAGAGGCTGCTGAACAAAACCTCACCTCCTGTCTAGGATTCGCATTTTAGCTGTTACTACTGTAGTTTACTTTTTACctgtttacctgtttacatttacattcctACACTGTTTCACCTATGACCTTGCACTGCTAACACTCCATCCtatacattatatttatataaatattatattccATAGCCTGCCCATAAACCTgtgcaatatactgtatatgggcATTTCATATGTAATTCTGAACAATTACGGTAATGCTGTTATTGATCATATCTAATTCTGAACAATTGAATTAATGTTTTAATTGATCATATGTAATTCTGAACAATTACGGAAATGCTGTTATTGATCATATCTAATTCTGAACAATtgtattaatgttttaattgATCATATGTAATTCTAAACAATTACGGTAATGCTGTTATTGATCATATCTAATTCTGAACAA is from Alosa alosa isolate M-15738 ecotype Scorff River chromosome 15, AALO_Geno_1.1, whole genome shotgun sequence and encodes:
- the LOC125308049 gene encoding ceruloplasmin-like, translated to MVFDENESWYLQDNIKSYANTHPDTNDENFMESNKMHSINGRLYGTLLGLDMQEGDKTDWYLLGLGNEVDMHTVHFHAHTFTYKEAHTHRADVFDLFPGTFQTVSLTAKHAGTWLLHCHVSDHIHAGMETTYTIHPRKTTLAPGTAATPPIPFVVIVTIGALVMKFVTM